The following coding sequences are from one Saccopteryx bilineata isolate mSacBil1 chromosome 3, mSacBil1_pri_phased_curated, whole genome shotgun sequence window:
- the PTCH2 gene encoding protein patched homolog 2 isoform X3 — protein sequence MARPRSLGEPPPDYTPPSRTAAPQILVGSLKAPLWLRAYFQGLLFSLGCRIQKHCGKVLFLGLLTFGALALGLRVSVIETDLEQLWVEVGSRVSRELQYTKEKLGEEAAYTSQMLIQTPRQEGENILTPEALRLHLQAALAASKVQVSLYGKSWDLNKICYKSGVPLIENGMIERMIEKLFPCVILTPLDCFWEGAKLQGGSAYLPGRPDIQWTNLDPEQLLEELGPFASLEGFRELLDKAQVGQAYVGRPCLNPDDLHCPPSAPNHHSRQAPSVAQELSGGCHGFSHKFMHWQEELLLGGMARDPQGRLLRAEALQSTFLLMSPRQLYEHFRGDYQTHDIGWSEEQASTVLQAWQRRFVQLAQEALPENTSQQIHAFSSTTLDDILHAFSEVSAARVVGGYLLMLAYACVTMLRWDCAQSQGAVGLAGVLLVALAVASGLGLCALLGIAFNAATTQVLPFLALGIGVDDIFLLAHAFTEAPPGSPLQERMGECLLRTGPSVALTSINNVVAFFMAALVPIPALRAFSLQAAIVVSCNFAAVMLVFPAVLSLDLHRRHCRRLDVLCCFSSPCSARVIQIVPQELADRTVPVSIAHLTATVQAFTHCEASSQHVVTSLPPQAHLVPPPSDPLSSELFSPGGSTRDLLGQEEGTRQKAACKSLSCARWNLAHFARNQFAPLLLQSHAKAVVLVLFGALLGLSLYGATLVQDGLALTDVVPRGTKEHAFLSAQLRYFSLYEVALVTQGGFDYAHSQRALFDLHQRFSSLKAVLPPPAAQAPRTWLHYYRNWLQGIQAAFDQDWASGRITHHSYRNGSEDGALAYKLLVQTGDAREPLDFSQLTTRKLVDKEGLIPPELFYVGLTVWVNSDPLGLAASQANFYPPPPEWLHDKYDTTGENLRIPGPAALLPAGCLHPAGVHFSRLCPAAAQPVDSWPHSAGPGNDDRGAVWHHGFPGHQAERHPCGDPCSLCGH from the exons TAGGCAGCCGGGTGAGCCGGGAGCTGCAGTACACCAAGGAGAAGCTGGGGGAGGAGGCTGCCTACACCTCCCAGATGCTGATACAGACCCCGCGTCAGGAGGGAGAGAACATCCTCACGCCTGAGGCACTTCGCCTCCACCTCCAGGCAGCCCTCGCGGCCAGTAAAGTGCAAGTATCACTCTATGGAAA GTCCTGGGATTTGAACAAAATCTGCTACAAGTCAGGAGTTCCCCTAATAGAAAATGGAATGATTGAGCGG ATGATTGAGAAGCTGTTCCCGTGTGTGATCCTCACCCCCCTCGACTGCTTCTGGGAGGGAGCCAAACTCCAAGGGGGCTCTGCCTACTTGCC CGGCCGTCCCGACATCCAGTGGACCAACCTGGATcctgagcagctgctggaggagctgGGACCCTTTGCCTCCCTTGAGGGCTTCCGGGAGCTACTTGACAAGGCACAGGTGGGACAGGCCTACGTGGGGCGTCCCTGTCTGAACCCTGATGACCTTCACTGCCCGCCTAGTGCTCCTAACCATCACAGCAGGCAG GCTCCCAGTGTGGCTCAGGAATTGAGTGGGGGCTGCCACGGTTTCTCCCACAAGTTCATGCACTGGCAGGAAGAATTGCTGCTGGGAGGCATGGCCAGAGACCCCCAAGGACGTCTGCTGAG GGCAGAGGCCCTGCAGAGCACCTTCTTGCTGATGAGTCCCCGCCAGCTGTATGAGCACTTCCGGGGTGACTACCAGACACATGACATCGGCTGGAGCGAGGAGCAGGCCAGCACAGTGCTGCAGGCCTGGCAGCGGCGCTTCGTGCAG CTGGCCCAGGAGGCCCTGCCTGAGAACACGTCCCAGCAGATCCACGCCTTCTCCTCCACCACCCTGGATGACATCCTGCACGCCTTCTCAGAAGTCAGTGCTGCCCGTGTGGTGGGAGGCTATCTGCTTATG CTGGCCTATGCTTGTGTGACTATGCTGCGGTGGGACTGTGCCCAGTCCCAGGGTGCGGTGGGCCTTGCCGGGGTGCTGCTGGTGGCCCTGGCGGTGGCCTCAGGCCTTGGGCTCTGCGCCCTGCTTGGCATCGCCTTCAATGCTGCCACTACCCAG GTGCTGCCCTTCTTGGCACTAGGCATCGGCGTGGATGACATATTCCTGCTGGCACATGCCTTTACAGAGGCTCCACCTGGCAGCCCTCTCCAG GAGCGTATGGGCGAGTGTCTGCTACGCACAGGCCCCAGTGTCGCCCTCACATCCATTAACAACGTGGTTGCCTTCTTCATGGCTGCCCTAGTTCCCATCCCTGCACTGCGGGCCTTCTCCTTGCAG GCGGCCATAGTGGTTAGCTGCAACTTCGCTGCCGTGATGCTTGTCTTCCCAGCGGTCCTCAGCCTGGACCTGCACCGGCGCCACTGCCGGCGCCTTGATGTGCTCTGCTGCTTCTCTAG CCCCTGTTCTGCTCGGGTGATTCAGATTGTGCCCCAAGAGCTAGCAGATAGGACAGTTCCAGTGAGCATTGCCCACCTAACTGCTACCGTTCAAGCCTTTACCCACTGTGAAGCCAGCAGCCAGCATGTGGTCACCAGCCTGCCACCCCAGGCCCACCTGGTGCCCCCACCTTCTGACCCACTGAGCTCTGAGCTCTTCAGCCCAGGAGGGTCCACACGGGACCTTCTGGGCCAGGAGGAGGGGACAAGGCAGAAGGCAGCCTGCAAGTCTCTGTCCTGTGCCCGCTGGAATCTTGCCCACTTTGCCCGCAATCAGTTCGCACCGTTGCTACTCCAGTCACATGCTAAG GCTGTGGTGCTGGTTCTCTTTGGGGCTCTTCTGGGCCTGAGCCTCTACGGAGCAACCTTGGTGCAAGATGGGCTGGCCCTGACCGATGTGGTGCCTCGGGGCACCAAGGAGCATGCCTTCCTGAGCGCCCAGCTCAGGTACTTCTCCCTGTATGAGGTGGCCCTGGTGACACAGGGTGGCTTTGACTACGCCCACTCCCAACGCGCCCTCTTTGATCTGCACCAGCGCTTCAGCTCCCTCAAGGCCGTGCTGCCCCCACCTGCCGCTCAGGCGCCCCGCACCTGGCTACACTATTACCGCAACTGGCTACAGG GGATCCAGGCTGCATTTGACCAGGACTGGGCTTCCGGGCGCATTACCCACCACTCTTACCGCAATGGCTCTGAGGACGGGGCCCTGGCCTACAAGCTGCTCGTCCAGACTGGTGATGCCCGGGAGCCTCTGGATTTCAGCCAG CTGACCACGAGGAAGCTGGTGGACAAGGAGGGGCTGATTCCACCCGAGCTCTTCTATGTGGGACTGACCGTGTGGGTGAACAGTGACCCCCTGGGCCTGGCAGCCTCGCAGGCCAACTTCTACCCCCCACCTCCTGAGTGGCTGCATGACAAGTACGACACCACCGGGGAGAACCTTCGCA TACCTGGGCCTGCGGCGCTGCTTCCTGCTGGCTGTCTGCATCCTGCTGGTGTGCACTTTTCTCGTCTGTGCCCTGCTGCTGCTCAACCCGTGGACAGCTGGCCTCATA GTGCTGGTCCTGGCAATGATGACCGTGGAGCTGTTTGGCATCATGGGTTTCCTGGGCATCAAGCTGAGCGCCATCCCTGTGGTGATCCTTGTAGCCTCTGTGGGCATTAG
- the PTCH2 gene encoding protein patched homolog 2 isoform X1 gives MARPRSLGEPPPDYTPPSRTAAPQILVGSLKAPLWLRAYFQGLLFSLGCRIQKHCGKVLFLGLLTFGALALGLRVSVIETDLEQLWVEVGSRVSRELQYTKEKLGEEAAYTSQMLIQTPRQEGENILTPEALRLHLQAALAASKVQVSLYGKSWDLNKICYKSGVPLIENGMIERMIEKLFPCVILTPLDCFWEGAKLQGGSAYLPGRPDIQWTNLDPEQLLEELGPFASLEGFRELLDKAQAPSVAQELSGGCHGFSHKFMHWQEELLLGGMARDPQGRLLRAEALQSTFLLMSPRQLYEHFRGDYQTHDIGWSEEQASTVLQAWQRRFVQLAQEALPENTSQQIHAFSSTTLDDILHAFSEVSAARVVGGYLLMLAYACVTMLRWDCAQSQGAVGLAGVLLVALAVASGLGLCALLGIAFNAATTQVLPFLALGIGVDDIFLLAHAFTEAPPGSPLQERMGECLLRTGPSVALTSINNVVAFFMAALVPIPALRAFSLQAAIVVSCNFAAVMLVFPAVLSLDLHRRHCRRLDVLCCFSSPCSARVIQIVPQELADRTVPVSIAHLTATVQAFTHCEASSQHVVTSLPPQAHLVPPPSDPLSSELFSPGGSTRDLLGQEEGTRQKAACKSLSCARWNLAHFARNQFAPLLLQSHAKAVVLVLFGALLGLSLYGATLVQDGLALTDVVPRGTKEHAFLSAQLRYFSLYEVALVTQGGFDYAHSQRALFDLHQRFSSLKAVLPPPAAQAPRTWLHYYRNWLQGIQAAFDQDWASGRITHHSYRNGSEDGALAYKLLVQTGDAREPLDFSQLTTRKLVDKEGLIPPELFYVGLTVWVNSDPLGLAASQANFYPPPPEWLHDKYDTTGENLRIPAAQPLEFAQFPFLLHGLQKTADFMEAIEGARAACTEAGQAGVRAYPSGSPFLFWEQYLGLRRCFLLAVCILLVCTFLVCALLLLNPWTAGLIVLVLAMMTVELFGIMGFLGIKLSAIPVVILVASVGISVEFTVHVALGFLTTQGSRNLRAARALELTFAPVTDGAVSTLLGLLMLAGSNFDFIVRYFFVVLTVLTLLGLLHGLVLLPVLLSILGPPPEVVQLYKENPEVLSPPAPRPGGLRWGLSPTLPQSFARVTTSMTVALHPTPLPGTYIHPASDEPAWSPAATPAANGSSNLTPRGPSPATE, from the exons TAGGCAGCCGGGTGAGCCGGGAGCTGCAGTACACCAAGGAGAAGCTGGGGGAGGAGGCTGCCTACACCTCCCAGATGCTGATACAGACCCCGCGTCAGGAGGGAGAGAACATCCTCACGCCTGAGGCACTTCGCCTCCACCTCCAGGCAGCCCTCGCGGCCAGTAAAGTGCAAGTATCACTCTATGGAAA GTCCTGGGATTTGAACAAAATCTGCTACAAGTCAGGAGTTCCCCTAATAGAAAATGGAATGATTGAGCGG ATGATTGAGAAGCTGTTCCCGTGTGTGATCCTCACCCCCCTCGACTGCTTCTGGGAGGGAGCCAAACTCCAAGGGGGCTCTGCCTACTTGCC CGGCCGTCCCGACATCCAGTGGACCAACCTGGATcctgagcagctgctggaggagctgGGACCCTTTGCCTCCCTTGAGGGCTTCCGGGAGCTACTTGACAAGGCACAG GCTCCCAGTGTGGCTCAGGAATTGAGTGGGGGCTGCCACGGTTTCTCCCACAAGTTCATGCACTGGCAGGAAGAATTGCTGCTGGGAGGCATGGCCAGAGACCCCCAAGGACGTCTGCTGAG GGCAGAGGCCCTGCAGAGCACCTTCTTGCTGATGAGTCCCCGCCAGCTGTATGAGCACTTCCGGGGTGACTACCAGACACATGACATCGGCTGGAGCGAGGAGCAGGCCAGCACAGTGCTGCAGGCCTGGCAGCGGCGCTTCGTGCAG CTGGCCCAGGAGGCCCTGCCTGAGAACACGTCCCAGCAGATCCACGCCTTCTCCTCCACCACCCTGGATGACATCCTGCACGCCTTCTCAGAAGTCAGTGCTGCCCGTGTGGTGGGAGGCTATCTGCTTATG CTGGCCTATGCTTGTGTGACTATGCTGCGGTGGGACTGTGCCCAGTCCCAGGGTGCGGTGGGCCTTGCCGGGGTGCTGCTGGTGGCCCTGGCGGTGGCCTCAGGCCTTGGGCTCTGCGCCCTGCTTGGCATCGCCTTCAATGCTGCCACTACCCAG GTGCTGCCCTTCTTGGCACTAGGCATCGGCGTGGATGACATATTCCTGCTGGCACATGCCTTTACAGAGGCTCCACCTGGCAGCCCTCTCCAG GAGCGTATGGGCGAGTGTCTGCTACGCACAGGCCCCAGTGTCGCCCTCACATCCATTAACAACGTGGTTGCCTTCTTCATGGCTGCCCTAGTTCCCATCCCTGCACTGCGGGCCTTCTCCTTGCAG GCGGCCATAGTGGTTAGCTGCAACTTCGCTGCCGTGATGCTTGTCTTCCCAGCGGTCCTCAGCCTGGACCTGCACCGGCGCCACTGCCGGCGCCTTGATGTGCTCTGCTGCTTCTCTAG CCCCTGTTCTGCTCGGGTGATTCAGATTGTGCCCCAAGAGCTAGCAGATAGGACAGTTCCAGTGAGCATTGCCCACCTAACTGCTACCGTTCAAGCCTTTACCCACTGTGAAGCCAGCAGCCAGCATGTGGTCACCAGCCTGCCACCCCAGGCCCACCTGGTGCCCCCACCTTCTGACCCACTGAGCTCTGAGCTCTTCAGCCCAGGAGGGTCCACACGGGACCTTCTGGGCCAGGAGGAGGGGACAAGGCAGAAGGCAGCCTGCAAGTCTCTGTCCTGTGCCCGCTGGAATCTTGCCCACTTTGCCCGCAATCAGTTCGCACCGTTGCTACTCCAGTCACATGCTAAG GCTGTGGTGCTGGTTCTCTTTGGGGCTCTTCTGGGCCTGAGCCTCTACGGAGCAACCTTGGTGCAAGATGGGCTGGCCCTGACCGATGTGGTGCCTCGGGGCACCAAGGAGCATGCCTTCCTGAGCGCCCAGCTCAGGTACTTCTCCCTGTATGAGGTGGCCCTGGTGACACAGGGTGGCTTTGACTACGCCCACTCCCAACGCGCCCTCTTTGATCTGCACCAGCGCTTCAGCTCCCTCAAGGCCGTGCTGCCCCCACCTGCCGCTCAGGCGCCCCGCACCTGGCTACACTATTACCGCAACTGGCTACAGG GGATCCAGGCTGCATTTGACCAGGACTGGGCTTCCGGGCGCATTACCCACCACTCTTACCGCAATGGCTCTGAGGACGGGGCCCTGGCCTACAAGCTGCTCGTCCAGACTGGTGATGCCCGGGAGCCTCTGGATTTCAGCCAG CTGACCACGAGGAAGCTGGTGGACAAGGAGGGGCTGATTCCACCCGAGCTCTTCTATGTGGGACTGACCGTGTGGGTGAACAGTGACCCCCTGGGCCTGGCAGCCTCGCAGGCCAACTTCTACCCCCCACCTCCTGAGTGGCTGCATGACAAGTACGACACCACCGGGGAGAACCTTCGCA TCCCGGCGGCTCAGCCCCTGGAGTTTGCCCAGTTCCCCTTCCTACTGCATGGCCTCCAGAAGACTGCAGACTTCATGGAGGCCATCGAGGGGGCCCGGGCAGCGTGCACCGAGGCAGGCCAAGCCGGGGTGCGTGCCTACCCCAGtggctcccccttcctcttctgggAGCAGTACCTGGGCCTGCGGCGCTGCTTCCTGCTGGCTGTCTGCATCCTGCTGGTGTGCACTTTTCTCGTCTGTGCCCTGCTGCTGCTCAACCCGTGGACAGCTGGCCTCATA GTGCTGGTCCTGGCAATGATGACCGTGGAGCTGTTTGGCATCATGGGTTTCCTGGGCATCAAGCTGAGCGCCATCCCTGTGGTGATCCTTGTAGCCTCTGTGGGCATTAGTGTTGAGTTCACTGTCCATGTGGCTCTG GGCTTCTTGACCACCCAGGGTAGCCGGAACCTGCGGGCTGCCCGGGCCCTAGAACTCACATTCGCTCCAGTGACTGACGGGGCCGTCTCCACATTGCTGGGCCTGCTCATGCTTGCTGGTTCCAACTTTGACTTCATTGTAAG GTACTTCTTCGTGGTGCTGACGGTGCTCACACTCCTGGGCCTCCTCCACGGGCTCGTACTGCTGCCTGTGTTGCTGTCCATCCTGGGCCCTCCGCCGGAG GTGGTTCAGCTGTACAAAGAGAACCCAGAGGTCCTGAGCCCTCCAGCTCCACGACCAGGAGGGCTCAGGTGGGGGTTGTCCCCCACCCTGCCTCAGAGCTTTGCCAGAGTGACTACCTCCATGACTGTGGCCCTCCACCCAACCCCGCTGCCTGGTACCTACATCCACCCAGCCTCTGATGAGCCTGCTTGGTCCCCTGCTGCCACACCAGCTGCCAACGGCTCCAGCAACCTCACACCTCGGGGGCCGTCTCCAGCCACTGAGTGA
- the PTCH2 gene encoding protein patched homolog 2 isoform X2, with the protein MARPRSLGEPPPDYTPPSRTAAPQILVGSLKAPLWLRAYFQGLLFSLGCRIQKHCGKVLFLGLLTFGALALGLRVSVIETDLEQLWVEVGSRVSRELQYTKEKLGEEAAYTSQMLIQTPRQEGENILTPEALRLHLQAALAASKVQVSLYGKSWDLNKICYKSGVPLIENGMIERMIEKLFPCVILTPLDCFWEGAKLQGGSAYLPGRPDIQWTNLDPEQLLEELGPFASLEGFRELLDKAQVGQAYVGRPCLNPDDLHCPPSAPNHHSRQAPSVAQELSGGCHGFSHKFMHWQEELLLGGMARDPQGRLLRAEALQSTFLLMSPRQLYEHFRGDYQTHDIGWSEEQASTVLQAWQRRFVQLAQEALPENTSQQIHAFSSTTLDDILHAFSEVSAARVVGGYLLMLAYACVTMLRWDCAQSQGAVGLAGVLLVALAVASGLGLCALLGIAFNAATTQVLPFLALGIGVDDIFLLAHAFTEAPPGSPLQERMGECLLRTGPSVALTSINNVVAFFMAALVPIPALRAFSLQAAIVVSCNFAAVMLVFPAVLSLDLHRRHCRRLDVLCCFSSPCSARVIQIVPQELADRTVPVSIAHLTATVQAFTHCEASSQHVVTSLPPQAHLVPPPSDPLSSELFSPGGSTRDLLGQEEGTRQKAACKSLSCARWNLAHFARNQFAPLLLQSHAKAVVLVLFGALLGLSLYGATLVQDGLALTDVVPRGTKEHAFLSAQLRYFSLYEVALVTQGGFDYAHSQRALFDLHQRFSSLKAVLPPPAAQAPRTWLHYYRNWLQGIQAAFDQDWASGRITHHSYRNGSEDGALAYKLLVQTGDAREPLDFSQLTTRKLVDKEGLIPPELFYVGLTVWVNSDPLGLAASQANFYPPPPEWLHDKYDTTGENLRIPAAQPLEFAQFPFLLHGLQKTADFMEAIEGARAACTEAGQAGVRAYPSGSPFLFWEQYLGLRRCFLLAVCILLVCTFLVCALLLLNPWTAGLIVLVLAMMTVELFGIMGFLGIKLSAIPVVILVASVGISVEFTVHVALGFLTTQGSRNLRAARALELTFAPVTDGAVSTLLGLLMLAGSNFDFIVRYFFVVLTVLTLLGLLHGLVLLPVLLSILGPPPEVVQLYKENPEVLSPPAPRPGGLRWGLSPTLPQSFARVTTSMTVALHPTPLPGTYIHPASDEPAWSPAATPAANGSSNLTPRGPSPATE; encoded by the exons TAGGCAGCCGGGTGAGCCGGGAGCTGCAGTACACCAAGGAGAAGCTGGGGGAGGAGGCTGCCTACACCTCCCAGATGCTGATACAGACCCCGCGTCAGGAGGGAGAGAACATCCTCACGCCTGAGGCACTTCGCCTCCACCTCCAGGCAGCCCTCGCGGCCAGTAAAGTGCAAGTATCACTCTATGGAAA GTCCTGGGATTTGAACAAAATCTGCTACAAGTCAGGAGTTCCCCTAATAGAAAATGGAATGATTGAGCGG ATGATTGAGAAGCTGTTCCCGTGTGTGATCCTCACCCCCCTCGACTGCTTCTGGGAGGGAGCCAAACTCCAAGGGGGCTCTGCCTACTTGCC CGGCCGTCCCGACATCCAGTGGACCAACCTGGATcctgagcagctgctggaggagctgGGACCCTTTGCCTCCCTTGAGGGCTTCCGGGAGCTACTTGACAAGGCACAGGTGGGACAGGCCTACGTGGGGCGTCCCTGTCTGAACCCTGATGACCTTCACTGCCCGCCTAGTGCTCCTAACCATCACAGCAGGCAG GCTCCCAGTGTGGCTCAGGAATTGAGTGGGGGCTGCCACGGTTTCTCCCACAAGTTCATGCACTGGCAGGAAGAATTGCTGCTGGGAGGCATGGCCAGAGACCCCCAAGGACGTCTGCTGAG GGCAGAGGCCCTGCAGAGCACCTTCTTGCTGATGAGTCCCCGCCAGCTGTATGAGCACTTCCGGGGTGACTACCAGACACATGACATCGGCTGGAGCGAGGAGCAGGCCAGCACAGTGCTGCAGGCCTGGCAGCGGCGCTTCGTGCAG CTGGCCCAGGAGGCCCTGCCTGAGAACACGTCCCAGCAGATCCACGCCTTCTCCTCCACCACCCTGGATGACATCCTGCACGCCTTCTCAGAAGTCAGTGCTGCCCGTGTGGTGGGAGGCTATCTGCTTATG CTGGCCTATGCTTGTGTGACTATGCTGCGGTGGGACTGTGCCCAGTCCCAGGGTGCGGTGGGCCTTGCCGGGGTGCTGCTGGTGGCCCTGGCGGTGGCCTCAGGCCTTGGGCTCTGCGCCCTGCTTGGCATCGCCTTCAATGCTGCCACTACCCAG GTGCTGCCCTTCTTGGCACTAGGCATCGGCGTGGATGACATATTCCTGCTGGCACATGCCTTTACAGAGGCTCCACCTGGCAGCCCTCTCCAG GAGCGTATGGGCGAGTGTCTGCTACGCACAGGCCCCAGTGTCGCCCTCACATCCATTAACAACGTGGTTGCCTTCTTCATGGCTGCCCTAGTTCCCATCCCTGCACTGCGGGCCTTCTCCTTGCAG GCGGCCATAGTGGTTAGCTGCAACTTCGCTGCCGTGATGCTTGTCTTCCCAGCGGTCCTCAGCCTGGACCTGCACCGGCGCCACTGCCGGCGCCTTGATGTGCTCTGCTGCTTCTCTAG CCCCTGTTCTGCTCGGGTGATTCAGATTGTGCCCCAAGAGCTAGCAGATAGGACAGTTCCAGTGAGCATTGCCCACCTAACTGCTACCGTTCAAGCCTTTACCCACTGTGAAGCCAGCAGCCAGCATGTGGTCACCAGCCTGCCACCCCAGGCCCACCTGGTGCCCCCACCTTCTGACCCACTGAGCTCTGAGCTCTTCAGCCCAGGAGGGTCCACACGGGACCTTCTGGGCCAGGAGGAGGGGACAAGGCAGAAGGCAGCCTGCAAGTCTCTGTCCTGTGCCCGCTGGAATCTTGCCCACTTTGCCCGCAATCAGTTCGCACCGTTGCTACTCCAGTCACATGCTAAG GCTGTGGTGCTGGTTCTCTTTGGGGCTCTTCTGGGCCTGAGCCTCTACGGAGCAACCTTGGTGCAAGATGGGCTGGCCCTGACCGATGTGGTGCCTCGGGGCACCAAGGAGCATGCCTTCCTGAGCGCCCAGCTCAGGTACTTCTCCCTGTATGAGGTGGCCCTGGTGACACAGGGTGGCTTTGACTACGCCCACTCCCAACGCGCCCTCTTTGATCTGCACCAGCGCTTCAGCTCCCTCAAGGCCGTGCTGCCCCCACCTGCCGCTCAGGCGCCCCGCACCTGGCTACACTATTACCGCAACTGGCTACAGG GGATCCAGGCTGCATTTGACCAGGACTGGGCTTCCGGGCGCATTACCCACCACTCTTACCGCAATGGCTCTGAGGACGGGGCCCTGGCCTACAAGCTGCTCGTCCAGACTGGTGATGCCCGGGAGCCTCTGGATTTCAGCCAG CTGACCACGAGGAAGCTGGTGGACAAGGAGGGGCTGATTCCACCCGAGCTCTTCTATGTGGGACTGACCGTGTGGGTGAACAGTGACCCCCTGGGCCTGGCAGCCTCGCAGGCCAACTTCTACCCCCCACCTCCTGAGTGGCTGCATGACAAGTACGACACCACCGGGGAGAACCTTCGCA TCCCGGCGGCTCAGCCCCTGGAGTTTGCCCAGTTCCCCTTCCTACTGCATGGCCTCCAGAAGACTGCAGACTTCATGGAGGCCATCGAGGGGGCCCGGGCAGCGTGCACCGAGGCAGGCCAAGCCGGGGTGCGTGCCTACCCCAGtggctcccccttcctcttctgggAGCAGTACCTGGGCCTGCGGCGCTGCTTCCTGCTGGCTGTCTGCATCCTGCTGGTGTGCACTTTTCTCGTCTGTGCCCTGCTGCTGCTCAACCCGTGGACAGCTGGCCTCATA GTGCTGGTCCTGGCAATGATGACCGTGGAGCTGTTTGGCATCATGGGTTTCCTGGGCATCAAGCTGAGCGCCATCCCTGTGGTGATCCTTGTAGCCTCTGTGGGCATTAGTGTTGAGTTCACTGTCCATGTGGCTCTG GGCTTCTTGACCACCCAGGGTAGCCGGAACCTGCGGGCTGCCCGGGCCCTAGAACTCACATTCGCTCCAGTGACTGACGGGGCCGTCTCCACATTGCTGGGCCTGCTCATGCTTGCTGGTTCCAACTTTGACTTCATTGTAAG GTACTTCTTCGTGGTGCTGACGGTGCTCACACTCCTGGGCCTCCTCCACGGGCTCGTACTGCTGCCTGTGTTGCTGTCCATCCTGGGCCCTCCGCCGGAG GTGGTTCAGCTGTACAAAGAGAACCCAGAGGTCCTGAGCCCTCCAGCTCCACGACCAGGAGGGCTCAGGTGGGGGTTGTCCCCCACCCTGCCTCAGAGCTTTGCCAGAGTGACTACCTCCATGACTGTGGCCCTCCACCCAACCCCGCTGCCTGGTACCTACATCCACCCAGCCTCTGATGAGCCTGCTTGGTCCCCTGCTGCCACACCAGCTGCCAACGGCTCCAGCAACCTCACACCTCGGGGGCCGTCTCCAGCCACTGAGTGA